In Poecile atricapillus isolate bPoeAtr1 chromosome 1, bPoeAtr1.hap1, whole genome shotgun sequence, the sequence TTGGCCTATTAAGAAAGTCTCTGCAaactctgcaaaaaaaaaagaagtctgaaaaacagcttttagTAAAACTGTTAGTGGACCAGATGAGTGAACTGCATAACTTCCTGAGATCCTTTCTGAACCTATTTTTTAAACACTAGTACAAGAGTAGAGGTCTGATATGTAAACTTTAAATACTAAGAAGAAAATGTGCACATTTATAGAAATAATAACATTCAAACAACAAGAACTGGAGACGTCAACTCCtttatttcagtaaatattaaaacctttttattttaaatatgtttgaCCCATAATTCATCTCCCACCAGAAAGAGTCATTTTATTTATTGAGAGAGCTAGAATCCTCTTGAAAAAATAGACAAGATTTGAACCTTAGCCAGAGATAAGAATCTGTCTAATTGTCAGACTGTGAATAAATGGAAAGGCAGTAGCCAAaatggttttttaaaaaatatgattaTCTAAAGTTAGTTTGCTAAAGCtagttgtattttaaatatttgtcaaGCTGTGTGGGCCTTTCTAGATCTTAAGAAAGTGCATACTTAAGACATTGGGAGGTGTTGGACGCTTTAGAAAATGATGTCATTCATATACTTAGCAAAAGAATTAGTTTAAGTGAGTAGGGAGTTTTAGACAAATTTCAGCTCTTAGCACTAAATTTTATTCCAATCAAAAATGAATTATTCTTACAGTCTCTATACAATTATGAAGTTCATTATGGCACAAAGAGCTTGAACATTTTATAGATGATACCTACAATTCGTGGTGAAGTAAATGCAACATTAAGCTACATTGCATTTCTCTCTATAGTGTGGCAGTTTAGACTGTACATTCTTTGAGAGAGAAATGGTGTGTCTTTAtagaatgtaaaataaaatggaacaagATTTGAAAATGCCCTGAAGTTGCTTTATGAAGCAATTTTTATCCTTCCAAAAAAGAGCAATTAAATTAAGTTCCTAAACTATATATAAACTATTTAGTTTATATATAAACTCAAGAGGGGTCCTaagtacaaatatttttcctgaaaaaattaGGCTTATAAAGTCCTGCTGTtaatactattattattattatcatcattagcgttgttgttgttattgttattttagtgttattattattaattcttTTAAATTGAACTTATTGTGTAAAGAGAACCAAAACAGCATTTTGACTCCTTAAAGGGGGATGCCTGTGGAGAAAGGAAACCTAATTACCTGAGAATAACTGGaattttttcaaatgttttatcCACAGTGATTCTATTCCCTAACTTTCATTTCTTACTGGTTTGAAGCTGTACCTGTATTACCTGTATTAGTGAGGGATCTGAGTAATGAGGCATCCTTTATCCCCTTGTTTTGGTGAGGGTATAAAAGTCCATGAGACATGGATGGGTGGATCCTGTTCTCTGAATGCTGATGGGCCTAATGTGGATTAGCATCTGAACAAATTATCTGTAAtgtaaaaagctttttaatatataatgGGGGTTTTTCGTGCTTCTGATAAACCACAGtttacaaaaaattaaaaatatttcctttaatatttttggCATGAGTGTAGAAAAGGAAGTCAGCAATTGAAAACAGCAGTGGAATAAACAGCaagtttattctgttttctaGAATATTGCTATAGGCTGGTCTACATCACATGTAAAATTTCTGGCTAGCAGCCATCTGCTGCAGTAATAGCAAGATATTGGATTAGATTGCACATTCCTGATATACTCCCATTATTTTAATGGGTTTAATCTATTTGGAATGTTACTTATTCGGAAGAATGTAACAAATGTAACATCTCCTGAAGCCTGGCAGTCTTCTGAAGGAATGACCACTCTGAGTGTGGGCTCTGCCTAATTCTAATGACATGGGGAGAGTTGACAGCCTTCAAAAATGCCTGAAGAGATAATCTAGAATGGGGAGAATCTGCTGATGCCCAATTTACATTGTTATTAAAGGACAGAAGAAGGGAGAAGATTTCCAGAGCCGTAGTTTAATTTGATCTTGATTAGACAGAGGGTTTGAATCATCAGGCCCAGCGCCAAAAAACTCCCTGGGACAACTCGTTGGtataaaaacacaaaccaatCCTCTGTGTGTACCTTCACAGAGCCATCTGTACTGAGGGCTCTCCCTTCAGACTCTTGCTGAATAGTCCTCTGATCTTGGCCATATTATCTTGTGTTTTCATCAGTTCATCTCTTCAACCAAAGCCAAATTCTGATCTGGCATCTTCCCCATTATGATTTCCACCCCTCTTGTTTATCCTGAATCTTTATGTTTTCATATCCAATTCTCTGTTACAAAATTTACACAATCTAATTTTCACTCAATTTTCAAAGGGATTTTGCtattttttactgtgtttttctCTGAGCTTGGTACTTTTCTCATGAATTTGCTGTCTTCATGATGACATAATCTGCCTCATCTACTCCCTAGTGCTTGCACAAAACCTTAAGCTCAATGCAGACTCAACCCATTCTGGATATATATGAAAAGATATCACAGTAAGTTTAAGCTATTTACATTCAGAGAAGCAGTAATGTTTTTTGAACTTTTATGCAATCTTCCTTTGTATAGTTAATTTCTGAATGAATTAACTAATGAACCTTCCTGCATTTATTAGGTTCATACTAAGGATGTGTTCATCAGCATCACTGAAACTCCTGGAAGTTCAGGAAATTAAGTGGTAATGagtgagatttttcttcagcattttttcAGTGTCATATATGACATGCTTGCAGTGTTCCCTTTCCAGTCTCTGGGGATGCTAACATGgccaaaaacaacccaaaaaaattaaatgtaggGATAGAGATTTGGAAAGAAGGACTTAAGACACTACGGTGGTTCTGACTGCAGTTCTTGCACCAGTGTTATGAAGTTAATATATCAACCTTTAATCCCAAAACAGTGTTAAATGGCAGCCAGCTGCTATCTATCCTAGATATTTCAGCTGGAATTCTCTGAACATCCCACCAGGAAATTCTGAACATCTGTCTGGCTACTGTAATCAATGTTGATACAGTGGAGAAATTCCAGAGGACTAGAAAAAACTACTGTTATGtcaatatttcaaattattaaaTTGGATCATTAGGATAATTCTAAGTCAGAGGGAAAGTAATGAAAAAGTTGATAAAGAATGAAACATGTAAATATGACTAATACTGATACACATTTAGAGAAAAGACAGTTTGTCAAATGTATTTGATTGCTCAAATGAGACCATAAGCTGGCAGATAATGGTAAGAGTTTGGATTGATATTCTGAGGCTTTTATAAGGCATTTTGATTTAGAAACCAGAATGACATATAATCAATATGGTTCTCATTAAATGGATTAAAGACTAGCCAGGAGTTAGATCTCAAAATACCTCAGCCAACAACTGGTCAGCTGCATTTTGAGCATGGATCCCTGTAAGAACTGGTTCTTGACGTTTTTGAATCCTCCCCCCACTTCAATTAGCATTATTTGAGCCATGTTGTAACCAGAAGGATGGCCTAGAACTCTTGCAAGCCAGAAAGCAAGACCAGGTACTGAACAAACTCTGATGTCTGCTCTAAGAGCACAGGGGTGGGAGCAGGAAGAATTGCCATGAGTCCAAAACCAGTGCTGAGCTCCTCGGGGCTGCCTCATACTGAAGGCACCTGAGCTCAGCAGATTCCACAACTCCTCCTTGGGCATTTCACAAGCACACAACATCTGCTTGGTACCCAGAGAAACCTTGATCATGACTCCTAACCCCACTGCTTGCCAATGGCTTAGGAGTTTATTCAGTTTTCATGCTGTGCCCAATGCACAGCAATCAGGTTTGcctccttcctctcttttttgAGTTTTAAATCTTCTCCACAAAAGGCACTTTCTCAGGAAGTGGAGCAGCCTGCCCAGCCTCTCTTTAGAGAAACAGGAACTTGTGTTAGAGCTGCTCTCTGTGAGACTTGTGGGTAAAATAATCCGGACCTGCTGCATCTGAAGTCAACAGGCTGTTACGTGAGTGGACTGGTGTTAgctctctttgctttttctcttttgctcttTCAAAAGAAAGGAAGTATTTCTCCTCAGTATGAGCTGAAAATATCAGGTCAGCAGATGAACACCAGTTCCTGCCTTTcagctttcctgcagctccaagTTGCAACACTGTCTGTGTAAAAAGCCAGGTCAAACACTCAGCCCTGTCCTCAAATAGCTGCTTGTTTTGTTCTGAACCCTGTCCTGAGGCCCTCTCTCCTAAATTCTGAATACTGTGTTTGGagttcagctgctcctgcaaagTCTGCAGACACAAGGCTTAATCTACCAATAACCACAAAGCAAGAGCTGGCAAGAATAATAAATGAAGGTGGCAGAGGTGTAGCCCTTACACCTAAAATTTGTGcttaaaattcatttaaaatctgtttttcccCATCCTATTGCACTTGCCCTCCTCAAAAGGTCTCTCCTCTGGTCAGAAGGGCGAGCAGTCTATTTTCTTTACTCGTAGTATAGTTGCATGTGACTCTGGTAACACAAATACTGGCTTTTTCAGACTATTTAAGCAGAGATTAATCATTACACAGTACTTTGTATTGGGAGGCAGTGGAAGACAGGTATCTGGAAATGAAAtatactggagaaaaaaaaccctgtgattgTCAGGAGTATGGCAATAATTGAACACTTTGTGTATGATGCTAAGTGAGAAGCAAGACAAAAAAGATCTCAAAACTGAATTCACGGTTATCTGCTTCActagaaaattatgaaaaactGGGAagacagggaaaggagaaagaagaataaaaatgctttaaagacAATTTGTTTTTTCAAGGCTGGAAAATATAGCTCATTCTTGGTTACAGATATTTAATTAGACACCTTTTAAAGCCCTTTTAGCTATGCAAATTTAATGGATTATTATAAAGAACGGCTTAGCTGGAATAATGTAAATGATATTTTCATGGATGAATTCAAGCATAAACATTTTGAACCATATTCTCCATGCTTATGAAAGTGTCCTCTCAAAGTAAAATGTCTTCCtaagtaattaaatatttaaaacctgTATCAGAAGTTAGATTCAATATAGTCTTCTGGAGTGAAAACATCACTTTCACACAGGATGTGTTCCACACTTTTGGTTCgcgtttcttttttttttttttctgtgaaaaccaAGTAAAAGAGAAACTATTAGTCCTTtaaatctttgtttttctggcttGAACACGTTTAGGAATAGAAGGCAAAGTGGATCCTGAGCCGTAGGTGGGAGCACTGTGCTCGCCCTGCCCATCTCAGCCCTGCCATTCACCGCCTTTCGGCGCAGACGAGGTACGGCTGTGGCTGTAAGGTCATCCCAAATCTCGGCTTGAGCTCTGGGATCACCCCATGAGGAAAATGCAGGTGAAACCGCTGTAGCAAGGAGgtgaaaaacagaaacatttccatTCGAGCCAGCTGTTCTCCAAGACAATGCCTTCTTcctgaattgaaaaaaaaaaaagttttaaaaatatttaagatacCTTCAGTCACATTTTTGCTCTTATGATGAACAGGAATGGTCATTTCTGTGTTCCAGGAGTGCTTTGTGAAGCTGGTGGTAGTATTTTGTAAGAAGGGTAGGTGATAACTTACACTAAGAAACTGATTTTAGAGAATTTGTTGCTCACGAATGCCTTTGAAACCAGTTCTGTTCAATTGATTTAGACGCACTTGGTACTCACTGTATCTTTTCTTGAAGTGAAAGTCCAACagaagatgctttaaaaaatgaCATTGTGAATTTTAGCCTTTTCCCCCTACTGTTTTCTTTATTACATCTATTGTCAGTCATTATTAACTGGCAATTATTAGAACTTTGAAAGGaggatttttattaatttatatataataataatatataatctATATAAAAGATGTTATGCTAAAATTTGTTATCTCCAGAGCGCATTATATTGAATATCTTTAAATTGAATTATATTGGATATCTTTATATCAGAACTGAGGATATCATTCTGTCCATTCATTGCCATTCCTTACACTTTACACATGTCTGGATTTGTGAAAAGGAACAGTGGAAGGAACTGCTCTTACCTagggaaaaaggaataaatgcaTCTTTCTTGACAAACTGCCCATTACTGTCCAAAAACCTCTCAGGGAAAAACACCTCTGGATTGCTCCAGTATTTTTCATCAAAGTGAACAGAGTAGAGGTTTGTGATGACCGTGGTGCCTCCAGGAATCGTGTAACCACGCACAACAGTGTCTTTGGAAGTGGCATGGAAAATCCCTAGAGGGACTATGTTACAGAACCTCAGGACCTCGTGGAGAACAGCCTCAGTGTAGGGCATCTTGCACTTCTCTTCCAAGGTGGGCATTTTGTTCGGGCCAATGACAAGATCGATTTCTTTTTGAACTTGCCCTGTTAGGAATAAAAGCTGAGGTTTAATCTGTAACAGCCTCtacattttaatttaagttAAAGTATTTGTGTATGTAAACACATTCTAAAAGAATATTGAAACGTGATGTACCTTATATAAAAAAAGAGTAGCTTAGAAGCTTTTAAATTTAGACTCTATATTCCTATCCATGGTTAGTGCTGTTATCGCCACTCTGAACCAACGATGAAATTGATATTAGAGAGATACTTTTTGGTCAAAGTACCAGTAGTAACTTTCCAAATTATCTGGGCCTCTCTTCCTCCAAATCCTGGAAGCCCAGCTGAACCAAGCACTGGTTCAGGTTTTGGCAGGAAAAGTGAAGTGGAGGCAGTGAAAGGAGAAATGTGACTGTTCACCTCTAGAATCCAAACTTCTCAAAATATCTGGGCTAACACTTGGACATCTATGGCTATCTTACTTCAGAATGACTGTAACACATCTTCTTTTTAAGTGCCATTTCTGTTCTTGCTAAAGTCTAAGTATTCCTGTCTATCCCATGTAAATCTGTTGTGAACTGGGGCACTTAAGTTAAAAAGAATTGTACCTAAATTGTTAACCATAACCTGATTTACATTTTTGCTGACACTtgtatgtttttaatttagtttattaCTTTcacatttaattacattttcttattatttattaacTACATAGATTAGTATATCTGCCAACAACAGATCATGCATCAAAATGCTAAGCTTAAATATATTAGAAATACTTAAGAGTATTAAAGCTTCATAAAAATGTATTCACAAAATAATATGTTAAAATTTTATCGTGACACTTGACTTTTGATGTCCCTTTTGTCTGCATTTAAAACAATCTTTCCACCTCTGCCCATAGTATATCTGGTAAATGATACAATAGAATAATATATAcgaagtttgggtttttttggtgatgATTATGGATCAATGCACCACtttgaaaaagcattttaaatttgtAATGGGAAAGCAAATCAGTTCCTCAAAATGTCAAATTTCTTACCTTGAATATTTGGATAAAGAGCCATAAATAACACTGCCCATCTTAAAACATTTGTTGTGGTTTCTGTCCCAGCTATGATGAGTTCTCCAACAGAGAAAATTAGATTTTCTCTTGAATATGTAGATTCTGGGTCATTTCCATTGC encodes:
- the LOC131576264 gene encoding vitamin D 25-hydroxylase isoform X2 → MDCNGNDPESTYSRENLIFSVGELIIAGTETTTNVLRWAVLFMALYPNIQGQVQKEIDLVIGPNKMPTLEEKCKMPYTEAVLHEVLRFCNIVPLGIFHATSKDTVVRGYTIPGGTTVITNLYSVHFDEKYWSNPEVFFPERFLDSNGQFVKKDAFIPFSLGRRHCLGEQLARMEMFLFFTSLLQRFHLHFPHGVIPELKPRFGMTLQPQPYLVCAERR